CAGGCCTGCAGCATTAACCGGACCTGAACCATTTAGACTATTCCTTCTTTTACTTCAATTATTTCATCTGCAACAAGGCCGTGGGCTTTGCGGTGGACTTCCTCGGCAGACTTTTTATCCGGGGCTTCACAGAGGCAGAATACTGTTCCATCTTTTTCGTTGAACCAGTATTTCAGGTAGTTTACCCCATAATCCTTCTGCACTTCCAGATCTTTTTTGTGTGCCTCGCCGACTGCCTGGGCTGTCAGGCCGTCAACATGTTTATGTATATCCATATACAAGGGCATAAGTCTCTCCTTTCTTAAATTAGTTCATCAATTAATTTATGAGCGGCTGACATTTTAGCAATCCTATTTTTAGTGCCACAAACCCGTACTTAACGCGCCTGAAATTTCGAAATGCAGGCTTGCCACTGAATAAGCCCAGAAGTATATTGCAGTACATCATTATTTCTCATCTAAAAGTAATTAGGGTGAATAATATGAAGGTCAAACTGCTTCCCCTTTTCCCCTGCATTCTGGTACTTTTCATTACCGGATGCTCAACACTCTATGTTAAAAATGATTTTCACTCAAAGGAGGGCTTTTATAAGGGAGTTAATGAGAACTCCGGCTCAGCCGGGCTCATCATGAAGAACGATTCCATTATTAGCATAGACGAGCCAAAGATTGCAGAGGATTCAATAAAATGGGAAACGGTCAGTTACAGATTTGCTTTTGACCCCAACTCCATGTCCATAGAGAAGCATGCCGTTCCGCTTAATGAAGTAAAGGCCGTAACGTTTACACATCACTGGGGAAACAATATTTCCATGGGGGTACTTGCGGGCATGACTATTGGCGGAATTCTTACCAATTACCTGCTTCAGTGGGGGGGAGCATCCAATTCAGGCTATCATGTGAATGACCCTCCGGATTTTCTGCCCGGGGCTGTTTTGGGATTTCTGGCAGGCGGTATTGTGGGCATAATTGTAGGTAAGGATGAAGTTTATATTCTTGATGAATCTTTTACTGCAGGAAGCATGGTTAATTATAATTACCGGAATAAGCTGGGAATAAAAATAGCCAGGCAATCGGGTTTTAATTTCGAACTAAAGCAACAGGAGGGACATAACAGTGGCTTCACTCACCTGGGCGGTGAAGGGACACCTGGCTTTGCCCTTACAATATATTATAACTATCCCTGCACCCGCCAGCTTTCAATAAATGGCGAACTGTCGTTTATCTCTGAAGGCTCGGAGGCAAACTATACAATCCTGATTCCAAAGCTTATTCATGACGATTTTTCGGAAGTTACATTTTTCAGCGGCCAGTCCAAAGAGAAATTAAGCATGCTTGAGGCGGCTCCTGTTGCAAGGCTAAATCTGTGGAGATCGGGTTTTGTGCCTTATATTTTTCTGGGACCAAAGTTTGACCTGATCTTAAATGCTCAGTCTGGGATAAACAACTTTCTAAGCAATCTGAAATATCAGCCCAATATAATCCAGGTCGGATTATCATCCAAATACAGGAGATTCGTTTTCGGAACCACATTTGGCGCAGGTATTTCTACTGGCAATCTTCTTCCGGTTGAACTTCTCGTTGAGGCAAGATATAATTACGACCTTTCCCAGCGCTTGGAACTTCATTACGATATGCCTGCCGGAGAAAAATTTTTCGATAACTGGTATACCAGAGATCCGGGGAACCAGAAAATGCTTTACAGGAGCAGTGAGTTTCAGATTAATATTGGTGCGGCTATTTTCTAGAAGACTATATAAGAGAAAGGGCGAGCCGCCGCTCGCCCCATGTAAAAATTAAAATGACAGGACTACTTCAGTAATAATGCCTTGAAAGTTTTACTGTTTTGGCCGCATACGGCGTGGATGAAGTAATTTCCGGTGGGAAGTGAATTTGCATTCCACCTGAACGTATGTTTTCCCGCCTGCATCATGCCGTCATAAAGCCTTTCAACTTCACGCCCGGTTATATCGTAAACTGTAACCCTGGTGTAGCCGCCTTCCGGAGTCTCAAAGCTTATTGTCGTCTGCCCGTTGAACGGGTTGGGATAGTTAGCCAGAGTAAATTCCTGAACCGACTGTACGGGTTCATCTGACTCAACCGAAGTCATATTGTCTCCCGGGAAGAAAGTATATGACACGCCGCCTTTTGCGAACCACGAGGTTGAAAGATCCGTCTTATTAAAAACGTAAGAATACCCGTTACTCTTTGCAGGGTCGTGAACAATGGGATCCCCGTTTGCATTAAAGCCGGCTACCATTATAAGGTGTCCTGAATATAAGGGTTTGCCGACAGACATTACAACGCGGCCCCCGGCTGCAAGTATGTCATAGACCTGGCTCCAGGTACGGTAGCGGGTAACAGCGCCGCTAAGCCCGTTCTGAACCGCATTCTGGACCGTTCTGGGCCACACACCGTATATTTCCCAATAAGGGTCATAATTGTTTTTTGCGAACTGCAGCGGATCAACCATGATCTTGTAGCTGCGGAGGACCATGGAGGTGGAAGTAGGAGAACAAATGCTTCCCCCGATGACAGGATCGAGCGCATACTGGTAAAAATGATCGGTCGGGATAAATATAGCCGCAGGCTTATCTTTTACAATATTGGTAATATTTACGTTTGAGGTCGTAAGCTTGTCGCTCAGGAAGAAACTAAGCTTGTGAAGGGTTGCCGAAGGCTGGCTTGCAGCGGTCCTTTTCATAACAACCTGGAACTGCCATTTTGTAAAATATGACGTAAAATCGACCTCGTCTATATTAACTGTGCCCCCTGTAAAGCTTGTGCTGCCATAGGACGGCCATATGTTGTTTTTCCAATATCCAACTGTAACCCAGCCGGACCAGCTGCCCTTGAAAAAACGCATCAGCACCTTAAAGCTGCTGTTATCATTGGGGACTTTCCCGTTCCATGAGGGAAGCCCCTCATTGAAAGGATACTTTGATGAATCGGGAGAAAAGATTGTATAACCCTCAGTAACATTGTCCTCGAGGACGATGCTCTTGCCGTCAGGACCAATTTTCATTCCGCTCATGGATTCAATCTTCTTTACAAGACTGTCCTTTTCAAAAAAGTAGTGCTGGTCGGGATAAGGCTGGCAGATGGCCGCGCCGGTTAGGATCAGGAGAAACAGTATCAGTTTATTAGCCATTTGAATTCCTTGTTTTATCTGGTAATGGAGGAAGCGTCAGCTATTGAGTGCCATAATATAGTGAAAATATTCCATGATATAAAACAGTGTTTTATCCTTTATAACTGCTGCTTCAAAATTCATGAATTGGAATCTTTAGTGATGAAAATATACTTTTTTTTGAATAATTTGAAGGTGATAATAATTTAACATTGTAGTATTAAAATGGAAAAAGATATCAGGTGGCAGCAGCGCTTTTCCAACTATAAAAAAGCACTATCGCAGCTGGAAAAGTTTATTATTCATGGTAATCTAAACGAGCTGGAAAAGCAGGGGCTGGTTAAAGCCTTCGAATATACATATGAACTTGCCTGGAATACTTTGAAAGATTTTTATGAGAGCCAGGGTGAAGCAGGGCTTCAGGGCAGCCGCGATGCCATTCAGCTTGCATTTAACAGGGGCCTTATAATCAATGGGACTGATTGGATGCAGATGCTTAAGGACAGAAACCGGACTGCACACATATATAATCTGCAGATTGCTGATGAGATCACAGAGAATATTCTGAAGAAGTACTTTACTCTATTGACCAGTCTTAAAAATGAATTTGATAAGATCATGAAAAAGGAAAACGGTTCACATCCACCGAAAAGAATTTCTAACTACTATTCATCTGCCGGTCTATAAGGAACTCCCCGGCGGGTTCTGTGGTTATTTGTTTGATTTCTGATTATTTTTGTGTTCAAATATTTAGCAAGGTTTATGAAGAAAAGAATAACAAAAAAGAGTAAATATAAAATTGTGCGCTTCGGTGAGCCCGTACTGCGCGAGACAGCTAAACCGGTAACCGTTTTTCATCACAAACTGCATGAACTGGTAGACGCACTTACAGATACACTTTTCCGCAGCGAGGATGGCGCCGCAATTGCAGCTCCGCAGATAGGGGTTTCTAAAAGAATTGTAGTAATTGATTATGAAGACGAGTATTTGGAACTCCTCAACCCTGAAATACTCTCCTCATCGGGCGAACAGACAGACTATGAAGGCTGCCTTTCATTTCCGGGTTTTATAGGCAATGTTCCCAGAGCTGAAACCGTCAAGGTGAAATACCAGGACCGCAACGGGAATGAAATTGTAATTGAAAGAAGCGGCAAAATGGCGCGCTGCCTGCAGCACGAAATTGACCATCTGGACGGGATACTTTTTATTGATAAGGTTACAGACAAGTATCTGGTACACCAGGATACAGATGAAAAGATCAAACTTGCAGATGCACTCGATCTTTCAAACGGAAAGGCAGTACCCGGCCAGGAAAAAATAGCTCTTTAGCGCAGGCAGGGTTAAAGGAATTTTATTTTAAGGGCTGCAGGAATAATGTTCCTGCAGCCTCAATTATCTATTTCTTTCTTGTATTCATCGCATTTTGAAGGCCTTTCTGCAGGTCCTCCTTGTTCATAACAGGATAAAAATATATTTCAGCACCGAATTCCATAAACAACTGTTCAGAAATCTGCGGCATCAAAGACGAGTCGGTCATATCGAAGAAAAAGTATCCGGTACGCCTTCCATTTTCAGGTAAAAAATACATAGCCTCAGGCTTTAGCATATCTGCAACGGACATTATTGTCGTCTGCAGAGTATTGTCTCTTACAGCTCTGTTGGTCGTCTCTGTATTCATACAAACTTTCATCAACATTCTCATAAACTATTCCTCCTTCATATTACTGTTCTGTTATTTTAATGCCTTTGCCCAATCTGAACCAGTAATAAGTTTAACAGGAAAAGTCCGGCCGTACAGGGATAATGCTTCAAAATCTATCGGACCAGTCAAGATGAATTCAGCAAAGCATTGTATTAATGAAAGCTGAATTGATCTTAAAAGTCAATGCCTAATAAGACATCCGGTTAATTTCATTATAAGCTAGCAGGCGTTCAGCTCCCGGGAGATACAGTGGATCAGGAACCTGGATGCGGAAACCGGCCGGGATGATCTGTGGGCATTCGGGCTAAGGGCCCAGCTGTCAATTTAACAAATACAAAGAAAGTACGTTGTTATTCAGTCAGAATCTTCTATTTTATTTATATCGTCACAACACAATGGGGGTTCAGATGAAATCAGCACTTATAGGGGCAAGCGGCTTTGTGGGTTCAGCTATATTAAATGAAGCTTTAATGCGCGGGCATCATATAACAGCAATTGAAAGACACACTTCGCTCATTAAAGTCCAGGACCGGAAGCTCACAGCAAAAAAATGCGACATATTTAATACAGATGAGCTTTCAGAAATTCTGCGCGGGCAGGATGCACTAATAAGCGCTTATAACCCGGGCTGGACAAATCCAAAGATCTTTGATGACACAATTCATGGCTATCAGTCGATCATCAATGCCGTAAAAAAGGCCGGCCTGAAGCGCATTCTGGTCGTTGGTGGTGCCGGAAGCCTTGAACCGGAACCGGGGCGCCCTCTTGTGGACCGCGAGGACTTTCCGAAGGACTGGAAAATGGGAGCCATGGCACTGCGCGACGTTCTTAATATGTTCAGACATGAAAATGATCTGGACTGGACATTCTTCAGCCCGGCAATCAATATTTTCCCTGGCGAGCGCACCGGGAAATTCACTCTGGGAGGCGATGAGCCGGTACTGGATGATAAGGGGCAGGGCAGAATTTCAGTGCAGGATTATGCCATAGCAATGATAGACGAGCTGGAAAAGCCGAAACATAAAAAACAGCGTTTTACTATAGGATACAGGTAAAAACTTACAATTTATTTCACGGGGATTTTTAGAAGGTAATGGTATAGGAAAAGGTAATGGGCAGTCTGGAGAAAGTGTCTCTCCAACTGCCCGTGAAATGTCAGAATGTTTAGACTTTTGGTTCAACGAGGTCGAACTTGTTTCCGTAAAGATCCTCAAAAACAACTTCAGTTCCCCAGGGGCTCTCAGTTGGAAAACCCTGGAAGTTAACTCCCTTTGCTTTCATCCTTTCGTAGTCTCTCATACAGTTATCTGTAATAAACGTCATAAAAACGTGGTCAGAAGCCTGCACGCCGATCTTGCTGCGTTTTTCTTCGGTATCTGCCAGCACGAAGACTATTGCCGTATCGCTTTGCTTCTGGGGAGCTACTGTAACCCATCTGAAACCGTTTCCAAAATCATTATCGGAAATGAGCTGAAAGCCCATGATGTCTGTATAAAACTGAATAGCTTCATCATAGTTCCTTACCAGGATTGTGATGTGGCCGATATTTTTCATTACTAAAAAGACCTCCTTCTTCAGGGGAAATATCAATTGAAATACAGATACAAAATTAACTAACTCTCCAATAAAACTATATAAACTATCGCAAATATTTGCAAATAATTTACAGTCTGCTGCTCCCCTTACTTTTGACCTTAATGCCTGTTATCCCATAGTGGTATGGAGGAAGATCTATTACCGGCGAGACCCCGAAGCCGGCCTTTTTCATCCATAGCTGAATATCTTCAGGTTTAGGCCTGATGGACATCTCGGGCCCGCGCGGAGTGGACGGGTCATAGTTCCAGTGGATTACGGCGATCTTTCCTCCTTCTGGCATTATCCTATAGGCTTCCTTAAGAAGCCTCAGAGGATCGTGCCCGTGCAGTATGTTAAAAAGCGCAACCGACTGCACAGATTCGTCTTCAAGTCCCGTCCCCTCGTTTTCAAGATCCCTTAAGAGGACTTCCACATTTGAAAGATCTTTTACCCGGCCTTTAACCTTCTGGATCATTTCCTCTTCAATATCAAAGGCATAGAGGCGGCCATTGGTCCTGCGGGCAATCTCAGGTGTAAACGTGCCGTAGCCGCAGCCGAATTCCGCAGCATTTCCATCTAGGCGGCTTCCGAAAAGTCTTTCAATTATCAGCTCCGGATTAAAAAAGCTTTCCCACAACTGTTCTTCAGGCATTCCGCTATCACGAACTTTCATAACCAGCTCTTATTTTAACCTTGTTAAATCTTCCAGACTAAATTCCGTCCCTCTACCAGTACTCCCTTGAATCCGCATAAAGATTTATGTTTCCTGAAAGTTTTAGAGTTCATTTCCAACTATTCTTTTTGCCTTGTCCGAAAAACATAAGAATTACAAGTAGTGGTAAATATCCTACGATTTAGCCAGAAATTCAATTTGATTTTTTTGCATGTTGTTACCCTGCAAATCCCTGTTTGATGGAATATCAGGTCAATTATAAGTAAATTAAATGCGGCTGTTCAGAATTTTTCAAAAACAAAAATGTTTTTATATGGATTCAAAACTTACCCCTGCGGGCCTTAAGGACCTGGAGCTTGTAGTAACCCTTATGCAGGAGTTCTATAAAATTGAGCACCTGGAGTTTGCCCCTCATTTTCAGCGCAGGGCAGTGAAGGAGATTCTGGGAAACAGTAACTTCGGGACGGTGCAGATAATTTATGCCGGGGACAGAGTGGCAGGGTATGTGGTTATGACCAACTGCTACAGCCTGGAGTTCCACGGGCGCTTTGTTTTAATTGACGAACTGTACCTTAGGGAAGGCTTCAGGGGGCGTGGAATTGCAGGATCGGCCATGGAGAAAATTGAAGAAATCTGTCTTGAAGGGGGCATTCATGCAATAAGGCTTGAAGTGGCAAAGACAAACGTTCGTGCCCAAAAGGTATATGTTAAAGCAGGCTTTAAGGCCGAGGAACGGGATCTGATGACAAAATGGATAAAGGAGTAAGGAAAATGGTATTCGATTCAATTTCGAACTTTTATAACTATGTATCAATTCATCCGCAGTTTAGCAGCGTGTCAGGTTTTCTTAGTGTGGTAAATATAGCCGCCCTCCCGGCCGGCAGACATTTTGTAAATGAGGATGGAGCGTTTGCAAATGTGGATGAATACAAGACAAAAGATATTTCAGAAGGCTTTATAGAGTTTCACAAAAAGTATATTGATATACAGATCATACTCCGCGGAAAAGAAAAGATAGGAATATGCAATAAAGACTCGGCGCGCGAGCTGGAGTTCAATGAAGAAAAGGATTTCGGAAAGCTGGAAGGCAAAGCCGATTTTATTACATTAAATGAAAATTACTTTGTCATTTTCTTTCCGCACGACGGCCACATGCCGCAGATAATGGCAGAGAGCCCTGAGAGTGTAAAGAAGATGGTAATAAAAGTGCCCGTGTAACTTAAGGCCTGAAATTGCTTTTTCCCTCAAGCCGTTGACTGCCCCAATAGAGGAATATGGATCGACCGCACGAGGTCATTTATTAAAAAAAAATTTCATACCTGTGTAAAACGGGCTTTAACCTTAACTGAAAACCTCTGGCTTGTAATGAAACTTTCATTGCTGTGCTGCATTACAATCCTGAGCGAGCGGGCGCTGCATTTTTCAAGATCCTTAATATAGTTTACGTTTATAATGGCAGAGCGCCTCACCTTTATAAATTCCTCGCCGGGCAGTACATTCTCCCATTCTTTCAAAAGCTTTCTTACCATAACCCGCCCTTTATCAAGCAGATAAACAGCTGAGTAAGCCCCGAGGGCCTTTATATATTCTATATCGCTTTTCCTTACCAGTTTCTTTTTCCTGTTTATGTTTAGCAGGATTGTATCATTAGTCCTATTCTGCACTGCCGGGGCAGGAAGTGCAGTGTATCCGGTAACGGCACGTCTTTCAGCAAGATGAAGCTTGTTTATTTTAACCCTTACCACATTTAAGAGCTCCTCTACACTGAAAGGCTTGAATATTATTGAATCGACGCCCAGTTCCATTCCCTTTTTCAGAGCATCTATGTTATAGTCCGATGTAAAGAAAACGAATGGAATTGCCCCGGTCAGGCTGTCGGCTGAAATCTTTTCAAGTACTTCATAGCCGCTCATTCCGTAGAGCACCATATTGCAAAGAATAAGGCATGGGAGTTCTGCGGCTGCCAGTTTCAGTCCGTCAGGCCCGTTATAAGCCGTAAACACATTATATCCCGCATCCTCCAGAACTTTTGAAACAACATTAAGGAACCTTGAATTTGATTCAATAACCAAGATACTTTCCAAGAACCCTCCTCCCCTGAACATTTTAACCCGAACCAGATCTTCTTTATAGTATCAGATTTTCTTCTTTTAAGCCAGTCAATTCCTTGTAGCTTTATTCTCGCTCATTTACAAAAACGGTGCGTTCATTCCGGTTTTGTACTCTTTTTTTCCTCCCTGAAAATTTAAATGATACGTACGCATCCAAATGCATAATGAATGCACAGGCTGACTTGATTGGCAGCATTAAAGGCCATAGTATATTGTTGATCACTCACTAAAAAGGAAATGGTATAGTAAAATCAATACGAGGAGAAATATATGAGGAAAATCTCAGGACTTATTGCGTCAGTTTTATTTCTGCTCATTTCTTCCATGACAGCCTACTCGCAGACATATTTTGCAGCAAGGCTCTCTCAGGCACAGCAGATTCAGAGTGGAAGCAAAACTGACAGCGTTGACAGGGGTTACACAGGTACGGCCATAGTTGTTCTTAACAGCGACAGCACGAACAATATGACGCTAAACTACATAGTCACTGTCGGCAGAGGAACCCCCGGTAATGACACTTCTCAGACCGGCGGAGGCGGCACTGCCCAAAATGATTCAGTAAGGCTCAGAGCCATTTATTTTAATCTGGGAACAATTGGAGATACCGGTACGACAGTCTTATCTGTAACCAGCGGAATTACTGGTAATTCATACTCCGGCACATTGAATGCAGGAGGCAGCCAGGCACTGACCCAGCAGGTAGTGGACGCACTTCTCCAGGGCAAAATATTTGTTGTTGCCGTGCTTGATTCAGGACGGATCAGAGGGCATATTCACCCGGTTACAGGGGCAGGATTTGTAGCCCATCTTACAGCTCCCCAGGAAACCGACAGCGTTAAAAATTCAAAGGCCAGCGGCGTTGGATCCTTCCTGCTTACTGACCTGGGACTAATCTACCAGATTTCAGTTCAGGGTATTGATATACAGGCTTCCCACATTCATAAGGGCATGCCTGGAATAGCCGGTCCCATTGTATTTCCCATTACATTCAGCGGCCACACTGCAATGGGCCTGTGGAAGCAAAGCGATCAGTCGAATCCGCTTAACAAAGATCTGCTGACCATGCTGCTTACAGAAGGCCTTTATGTAAACGTCCATTCACCAACGTACCCAAGTGGTGAAATAAGAGGACAGATACTGCATGCGGCAGGCTTTGGCTTCTCATCACCTTTGAAGAGCAGCAGGAGCACACAGGGCGGACAAACAGGCGGGAAGTCTGATTCAACTAAAAGAGTTGTTGGAGGCGGGACTTACACGCTTACGGATTTCGGGCTTGTTTATCATATTAACATAAGAGGAACATCAGTAAACAACATATACTTTGCAAATACTTCAACAAATCAAAAGCTAAAAGACATACCGAAATTCAGCGACACTACGTATTCAGGCGTATGGTTCTCAAAAAAGGCTTATGAAACTACTCCCCTTGCCGGCACACAAATAGCAGACCTGATTCAAGGGAAAGTTTCTCTTGTTGTTGAGACCGGAAACGACACGCTAAGGGGTGTTATAATGCTGCACAAGCAGACAAACTTCTCAGCCCTTCTCTCAGGTCCGCAGGAAACCCCGAGGCACATGATACACCCGACCGGAGGCGGACATTTCATCCTTACTCCCTCAGGGCTGCAGTACTATATTACTATAGCCGGAATTGATTCCATAGCCGGGGCTCATTTCCACATGGCGCCTATGGGCGTAAGCGGCCCCATTGTACATCCAATTACGTTTGACTCCACATTTACGGCACAGGGCACCTGGGATCTGACGCCCGAACAGGGTTCGGGCATGACAACAGATATGATTACCGCTCTTCTGGAAGGGAATATTTACGTCAACGTTCACACGCGCAGATATCCTGCAGGTGAAATAAGAGGACAGCTCGTACCTGCCTCCGGCACCGATTTCACCACACATCTTGAAGGAAATCAGGCAGTACCGGCCACAACGGAAAAGGCAATGGGAACAGGCAACTTCATACTTACCAATGAGGGCCTGACATACAAGATAACCGTGGACAGCTTAAAGGTCACAGGAGTGCGTATTGAGCACGCTCCCTTTGGAGTAACAGGCACAGTTGTCAGTGACCTGCAGACAGCAGGATTTGATACGAGCAATACTATTATAGGCGTATGGCGCAGGACGGGCGGCGCATCACCTCTTACCGATCAGCTTATTACATCCCTGCTCAGAGGCAACCTCTATGTAAATTTACTCACCGCGTCAAATCCGAATGGAGCAATAAGAGGCCAGATACTGCCCAACGGCGGAACAGGCTTTATTGCGGTATTTGATTCAGCTACGGCAGGACAGAACCAGACAGCCTCGAAGGGATACGGCAACGGCATGTTTGTTCTTACAGATGCCGGGCTGATCTATGACATTTCCGTTGCGGGCTACAAAGGCAACGGCGGAAACTTTACAAACGGACAGGGCGGAGCATCCTTATTCCAGATGCCTCAGACTTTTAACGGAGGCTCTACAAACGGCGTATGGATGATGCTAAACGACACTACGGCCGCGGCAGGCAACATTGCGGCTTTGTTCAACAACACGCTCTATGTAAGCCTGACAGGAGGCCCGACGGCTCCGATCGGGAAGACATTTACGCCTAATCCGACATCGGTTAAACTTGTAAAGGAAACTCCTGAAAGTTTCGACCTGGCTCAGAACTATCCTAACCCGTTCAACCCGACTACAACTATCAGATTCAGCATACCTCAGGCAGGGCCTGTAAGCCTGAACATTTTCAACATGCTGGGCGAGAAGGTAGCCACGCTGGTTGACGGACAGTTAAGGGCAGGCAGATATGAAGTAAGCTTTGACGGCTCGAAAGTAGCAAGCGGAGTTTATTTCTACAGGATCAGCTTCCAGAACAGCATAGTAACCAGGAAAATGATGCTTATTAAGTAAGTCTCCTTTCCGGCTACACGAAAAGGGAAAGGGACCGGGAGCTTCCGGGGGAAAGCCCTCCGGTCCCTTTTTCTAATGTTTATGTGAAGACTTAAAGGAACAATTCCTAA
The sequence above is drawn from the Ignavibacteria bacterium genome and encodes:
- a CDS encoding CHRD domain-containing protein, with product MRKISGLIASVLFLLISSMTAYSQTYFAARLSQAQQIQSGSKTDSVDRGYTGTAIVVLNSDSTNNMTLNYIVTVGRGTPGNDTSQTGGGGTAQNDSVRLRAIYFNLGTIGDTGTTVLSVTSGITGNSYSGTLNAGGSQALTQQVVDALLQGKIFVVAVLDSGRIRGHIHPVTGAGFVAHLTAPQETDSVKNSKASGVGSFLLTDLGLIYQISVQGIDIQASHIHKGMPGIAGPIVFPITFSGHTAMGLWKQSDQSNPLNKDLLTMLLTEGLYVNVHSPTYPSGEIRGQILHAAGFGFSSPLKSSRSTQGGQTGGKSDSTKRVVGGGTYTLTDFGLVYHINIRGTSVNNIYFANTSTNQKLKDIPKFSDTTYSGVWFSKKAYETTPLAGTQIADLIQGKVSLVVETGNDTLRGVIMLHKQTNFSALLSGPQETPRHMIHPTGGGHFILTPSGLQYYITIAGIDSIAGAHFHMAPMGVSGPIVHPITFDSTFTAQGTWDLTPEQGSGMTTDMITALLEGNIYVNVHTRRYPAGEIRGQLVPASGTDFTTHLEGNQAVPATTEKAMGTGNFILTNEGLTYKITVDSLKVTGVRIEHAPFGVTGTVVSDLQTAGFDTSNTIIGVWRRTGGASPLTDQLITSLLRGNLYVNLLTASNPNGAIRGQILPNGGTGFIAVFDSATAGQNQTASKGYGNGMFVLTDAGLIYDISVAGYKGNGGNFTNGQGGASLFQMPQTFNGGSTNGVWMMLNDTTAAAGNIAALFNNTLYVSLTGGPTAPIGKTFTPNPTSVKLVKETPESFDLAQNYPNPFNPTTTIRFSIPQAGPVSLNIFNMLGEKVATLVDGQLRAGRYEVSFDGSKVASGVYFYRISFQNSIVTRKMMLIK